In the genome of Syngnathoides biaculeatus isolate LvHL_M chromosome 14, ASM1980259v1, whole genome shotgun sequence, one region contains:
- the slc5a3b gene encoding sodium/myo-inositol cotransporter: MGPGMEAPDVAVVALYFLLVLVIGFFAMWKSNRSTVSGYFLAGRSMTWIVIGASLFVSNIGSEHFIGLAGSGAASGFAVGAWEFNALLLLQLLGWVFIPVYIHSGVFTMPEYLSKRYGGNRLKVYFAFLSVLLYIFTRLSVDLYAGALFIQESLGWNLYLSIVLLISMTALLTITGGLVAVLYTDALQAVLMIGGALTLTIISLVKVGGLAGVRAKYMEAVPNVTAIMATGNYSYSPSCPIHPKPNSLRILRGPLDEDIPWPGFILGQTTASIWYWCADQVIVQRVLAAKNIAHAKCSTLMAGILKILPMFVIVIPGMISRILFADDIACIGPEHCMAVCGSQAGCSNIAYPRLVMAVMPVGLRGLMMAVMIAALMSDLDSIFNSASTIFTLDIYQTFRKKATQRELLIVGRLFVVLMVAVSIAWVPVIIEMQGGQTYLYIQEVAGYLTPPIAALFLLGVFWKRCNERGAFWGGMTGFVLGAVRLVLAFIYRQPRCDQPDTRPAIIAHVHYMYVATGLFWISGLVAVVVSLLTSPPDEDQIRTTTVWGLRHVEKLPENKKDREQMYRLTEKSRCNGEATLHKGLPPDVRKEMCPDGADVKLLVPSTDHDPATPSAEPSPATTPADRFAKLDEGERHEASRCISVLDWFCGFKEPSQDAQPRAPQDNAKLIAEMLHESPRVKLLLNLGLLFVCSVGIFMFVIFSL, translated from the coding sequence ATGGGTCCCGGAATGGAAGCGCCCGACGTGGCCGTGGTGGCGCTCTACTTCCTCCTGGTGCTCGTCATCGGGTTTTTTGCCATGTGGAAATCCAACCGCAGCACGGTGAGCGGCTACTTTCTGGCCGGACGCTCCATGACGTGGATCGTGATCGGCGCGTCGCTCTTCGTGAGTAACATCGGCAGCGAGCACTTCATCGGTCTGGCCGGGTCGGGAGCGGCGAGCGGCTTTGCTGTGGGAGCTTGGGAATTCAACGCTCTTCTGCTTCTGCAGCTGCTCGGCTGGGTGTTCATCCCCGTTTACATCCACTCGGGCGTGTTCACCATGCCCGAGTACCTGTCTAAACGTTACGGTGGCAACCGGCTGAAGGTGTACTTTGCTTTCCTGTCCGTGCTCCTCTACATTTTCACCAGGTTGTCGGTGGACTTGTACGCCGGCGCCCTCTTCATCCAGGAGTCCCTCGGGTGGAACCTCTACCTGTCTATCGTTCTGCTCATTAGCATGACCGCCTTACTGACTATCACAGGCGGGCTGGTGGCCGTTCTGTACACGGACGCCCTCCAGGCCGTGTTGATGATCGGCGGAGCCTTGACTTTGACCATCATCAGCCTCGTTAAAGTGGGCGGCCTCGCGGGCGTCAGAGCTAAGTACATGGAAGCCGTCCCCAATGTCACGGCCATCATGGCGACGGGAAACTATTCCTATTCCCCCAGCTGCCCCATCCATCCCAAACCCAACTCCCTCCGGATCCTCCGCGGACCCTTGGATGAAGACATTCCATGGCCGGGCTTTATTCTGGGCCAGACCACCGCCTCCATCTGGTACTGGTGCGCTGACCAGGTCATAGTTCAGAGAGTTCTGGCAGCAAAGAACATCGCTCACGCTAAGTGCTCGACGCTCATGGCGGGAATCCTCAAGATCCTTCCCATGTTCGTGATCGTCATCCCGGGTATGATCTCCCGCATCTTGTTCGCAGACGACATCGCCTGCATCGGGCCCGAGCACTGCATGGCGGTGTGCGGCTCTCAGGCTGGCTGCTCCAACATCGCGTATCCTCGTCTGGTCATGGCCGTGATGCCCGTGGGACTCCGCGGTCTGATGATGGCGGTCATGATCGCCGCCCTGATGAGCGACCTGGACTCCATCTTCAACAGCGCCAGCACCATCTTCACCTTGGACATCTACCAGACGTTTCGAAAGAAGGCGACTCAGCGCGAGCTGCTTATCGTGGGCCGACTCTTTGTGGTGCTCATGGTGGCCGTCAGTATCGCGTGGGTTCCCGTCATCATCGAGATGCAAGGCGGACAGACGTATCTTTACATCCAGGAGGTGGCCGGCTACCTCACCCCGCCCATCGCCGCCCTCTTCCTGCTCGGTGTGTTCTGGAAGCGCTGCAACGAGAGAGGGGCTTTCTGGGGAGGCATGACCGGTTTCGTTCTGGGCGCCGTCCGGCTGGTCCTGGCTTTCATCTACCGGCAGCCTCGCTGCGACCAGCCGGACACCCGACCCGCCATCATCGCCCACGTCCACTACATGTATGTGGCCACCGGTCTGTTCTGGATTTCAGGCCTCGTGGCTGTGGTGGTCAGTCTCCTCACGTCTCCGCCTGACGAGGATCAGATCCGCACCACGACGGTGTGGGGACTGCGCCACGTGGAAAAGTTGCCCGAGAACAAAAAAGACAGAGAGCAAATGTACAGGCTGACCGAGAAGAGCCGCTGCAACGGCGAAGCGACCCTGCACAAAGGTTTGCCCCCGGATGTCAGGAAGGAGATGTGTCCGGACGGCGCCGACGTTAAACTGCTGGTCCCGTCCACGGACCACGACCCGGCCACGCCCAGCGCGGAGCCGTCCCCGGCGACCACCCCGGCGGACCGATTCGCCAAACTGGACGAGGGCGAACGCCACGAGGCCAGCCGGTGCATTTCCGTCCTGGACTGGTTCTGCGGCTTCAAGGAGCCGTCGCAGGACGCGCAGCCGAGGGCGCCCCAGGACAACGCAAAGCTGATCGCGGAGATGCTGCACGAGTCCCCGCGGGTCAAACTGCTCCTCAACCTCGGCCTGCTTTTCGTCTGCTCCGTGGGCATCTTCATGTTTGTCATTTTCTCGCTGTAG